agcccatcccagccttgtgcaggtctacaactgtatccctgatgtcctaacacaggtcttggccattgtggagaggttggattgtttgattgagtgtgtggacatgtgtcttttataaaggtaacaagttcaaacaggtacagttaatacaggtaatgagtggagaaaaggagggcttcttaaagaaaaattaacaggtctgtgagagccggaattctactggttggtaggtgatcaaatacttatgtcatgcaataacatgcaaattaatgatttaaaaatcatacaatgtgattttctggatttttgttttagattccgtctctcacaattgaagtgtacctatgatacaaattacagacgtctacatgctttgtaagtatgaaaatgaaattCCCAATCTCCTGCTTATATCCATGTAATTCTAAGAACCGGCAGGGGTTTCAGGAAAGCTACGGATGGAAAAGATACCAGCAACACAATACAGTCATCCATGTCTTTCTATTGTACACCACAGTGGGGAAAGTACAGGAAATGTATCAGGTATGTATGGCTGTATAAGCAgtgtaaaatgtgtgtattaTGTTAAGTGTATTATCACCAGTGCCATACTTTGTGTCTAAGACAATtttacagagacattatagttcATCCTAACATAGTGGGAACGCCTCTCCTCACACTGGAGAACAACCGTCTGCTGCCAAGTGGTCATTTACATAGAGGTTTTCCAGCAAACCaatccgtctctctctctctctttcctgcccccccccccccccccgcccgctctctctctgcgcCCCACCTATTGCCTCCAAACCATCACAGCTTAACCTAGCCCAACCCACTCCGCACACTCTTATTCAATTTGTCTCCTTGTCGCGTTTATGTCCCAGGGTAGAAACTCTTGACTCCGGAGAGTGAActtgagatgagatgagagaaggAACAGTGCTGTGGTTAATGGGCCGTGaccagtacacaaacacacacacgcaaacacacacacacacacacatacacagatggGCCTCTGATCCACACACCTGAGTCCTTTCTAACAAAACACATCAGTATTCTGTTGGGACACAGAAATGTGTCAGTAGCCATTCAAGGAGTATGCAGCATTATAGCATAtgcgtgttagtgtgtgtgtgtgcgttagtgcatgcgtgtgtgtttgtgtgtgcgtgtgcgtgcatgtgtgtgtttgtgtgtgtgtgtgtacttgtgcaGGGATTAGTGTAAGGAAGATTTAGAAAAGAGATACCTTCTGCAGCAGCTGAGATCCAGAATATTTGGCAGAAATTGATTTCATTTCTCCGCCAAACGCTGAGGCCCATAACTTTACCCTGGAAACCAAGAGAACATTTGTCTTGTTATACATTATATTGCAACTTTACCCTGGAGAACATTTATATATTGTTATGAATTATGTTGTTATTATAACTGATAAACACAAGGACTTATGTAACATATACAGACATTAATAATGTACACTACAGATAAATGGGAAAACTATTGATTTCAAAACAAATCTCTAAAACATAAACCACCATGATCCATAATATCTAGATGTTGTCTATTTATCTGGCTGGCTGGAGGATTTACTATGACTTTGAAGACACTTTTgctcttgaaaaaaaaaaaaaaaactatgaaagaATAGCGTTGCTAAATTTCCTACATTTTACTTGATCATCGTTATGTCAAATTTGCAATTCCTGCAGTTATATTTCCCAAAGTACCATTTTATTAATGGTTATTTTGTATATATGTGTTATGTTTGATTGATGTGGATTAAGTGTATACAAACTGTCCCCTACAGTCTTCCGGAGAAGAGAATATGGCTGTTTTATaactttacattttgtttcttctttgaaCTACCATTACAAACTCATCCCAAATGTTGTTCTCTCTTTGGTCTCTGATGTAatcatgtaaacaaattaaattagattttcaaAAAATTTATTTGGTTTGGTGTTAATGGGTGATGGTTATAACAGAAATACTAAAACATCCTCAAATAACACCATCACTATCATAACATTTGATCTAGCAttggtttcatttgaaatggctgtttaaaagaaaataaaccatGAATTTTCAGTATCTGTAGACCACTTTCGAGGAACCATCTGATATCCAGTTGCTAAATAACGACGGTATTGTAGACTGTGGAGTGTCCCGGATCAAGCTACAGCGCTCCGGGATTACGTGTGACATGCCTTTGTGATTGCGAAACATGCCTCTAGTAATTGATTTGgtgttttattataaaataccGCTTCTTCAGATGGTGTAGAGATTGGCGTGCCTGATGAGGACAAGAGCGGTCTTTTAGGCTACATTCCGGTATAGCAGCCTGATACTCTTATCAACGTCTCCTTGTCACATATGGTATTAATGTACAAAAATGTACGTGATAAtaactttttattattttagtaaTAATAACATGACAATAACATGGCATAGCCTAAGTCAACTGTTTGTATAGTAGTTGATTGTATCTTGGTCACAAAAAGGCCAAAAATCTGTTTCAAATTTTATATTAAATTGCCATGACTGATTAGTTGGATTTATATAATAATTTTCTATCTTTGCGTAAGAGTCAATAGTAggctatttttaaatgttattatattatgCCAATGTGTAAATTAACATCCTGCCAAAAAGTTAATATATAggttattatttatattattttatgttgAATTTAGTTTAAATGCTGCTTTTTTGCAAATTGTTCATCATTTAATATAAGTAGCCAACCCCGTTTACACCCTCCACGTAACCAAATACCGGAACTCACCGATATGCAAAGGTATGACTACTTAGTAGGCTACGCAAAAATGTCCAGGGCATGAATACGAATCCCTCCACTTACACTGACAGAGGAATCCCTTGCTGGGACCCCATCACGTCCACCACTGAGGTGCCCACTGTTATCCAGAAAAGAAGGAAGCTGGCGTAGCACACGTGCGAAGAGAGCATCCTCCAATTCCACGGCATCTTCACCAGCCTTTCCGACAACGGATCCCAGTACAATAGAACGCGCGACTTCCCCACTCCCCAGAAAACGCTCTCAGCGCGAGAAGCAGCCGCTTCATTTACCCGCAGCACATATTCTCCCGCTGCTTTCCTCGCTCCAGTTCCGCGTCCGAAGGGTCAGTTGTTGACACACCTGAAGCTACTTGAGAGCTGAAAGAAAGCGTTGACCTATGAACATCTGCGCGAGCCCTTCGCCACCAGAGGGTAGAGAGAGCGAGACTGAAATCAAGCCTACATGTCTGATATTATTGCTGGTCCCTTTATCGTCTGGGGAACCATTTACGATATTCTCGCCATTCTTGATTTGCGTAGGCTAGTTCAGCCTCTTGCCCCAAATCAAAAACATATTCTCTAGGCTGTTAGTGGGCACCAAGCCAGGACGATGTGTTTCTGATGGTGGAGGCAAGAGAAAGAAGCTGGACACTAAAGAGACGGAGAGAAGAGGACAAATACGTTTTTGGGTATCCTGCATCTGTGAGCCACCGAAAGAGCGCGAAAATGTGAAACGGTAAAATGCAAAACTTTAGCTTGACCGCCTCTGTACGGGGTCAAGGCTGCGCTGCCTGATGGATAGACTGCCTCGCGCTCGAAAGACAGACTACGGTACCGACAGGACTTACGCAGAAAACGAATTTCCAGGAGCGGACATAGTACGACGGGCTATTCCTATTCCTGCATAGCATTTTCTTTGCAGTTCTCGACATGTGACTGCTTATGATCTGCTGCGGTGTTTTCCTCTTTCTGTGTTTTAGAGACGATGCTGTGTTGCTTGATGTGTTTTGTACGGTCTGGCCAACCGCTCGTTGCCAGTGTGCTAGTGGAGGAAATTGTAGATCTATGCAATATGCACATCAGACATAACATCAATATGACTGATTAAGCATTTATTACGCTAATCAAATATCAATGTTTAAGACATTGGTAGACTAGCACTGGCCTAAGCAATAGCCATATGTCAATAGAGTTGTGCCGTCTTAGAATGTGTTGTTCTAATGATAGACATTCCGTTACATAGCATTGTTtgtataatgtaattaaaaaggTGAGTTAACCTGGTTTTAAATATGTCACTGAGAAACTTGCACTAACATGaaacatttttgaggatctctgTGCCCAAACAGTCCATTTAACCTCACTATAAGCCCTTTATTTAGCTTTTAGACCAATGGAAAACGCTTACAGGCCCTTACGTCTCGAATTGTATTCAACTGTCAATAATAGCCTTTTTTAATAGCCTcacatttttaaacatgttgcttaCTTATAGCCTACTTTATTCTAGCTGAAATGGTAGTGGGGACgaaaaataagaaacaaatAATACCACCTTAAAAGATAGTCAAGTATTCTGCATTTTCACAGactatgaaaaacaaaataaaggcACCAGTCTCTGTGAATGATTCTTTGGAAATGTGCAGGTAAATCCGTGAATGCATATACAAATTTTGCTCCCCTAATTTCAACTGCATTTTAGCGCTGTACTCTCCTTTATACGATGCCCGCAGATGGAACATGGCctgcattgtttttaaaaatattacaaTTGCAATCAGTGATGTGACAGACAGTTATGTCATTGGCCACCAGTAGTTTCAAACCGACCCCTCTCATTTTTGAAGTCCTGGAGAGGTACTCTTTCTAAACGTGATTAGGGCGAGATAATGATGTCAAGGCGGTGTACGGATTGATGGATCTCTCGCCATGCACGACGCGTTTCTGCGCAAGGCCATTATTAGCTTGGTAATTACGTCGTACATCAAAGGTGCGAGGAGCATCTGCCAGGCTGGAAACGTGCCGATAAGGCGCGCGATGATGGACAATTTCAACCGCTACAGCATGCGGTCAAAGCCTCTTTTTTGTATGGGCCCCAATCACATTTACCGCAAGAAGGGTCACCGCTTTTAATTAACTATCGACTCAAAATAAAGGCTTAGAGACGCATACCGACTCCGCAACATCTTATCCGAGTAGCACTCAAGACGGTTGCTGATGGGCCTATTCAACGCGAGGGATTCCATAACGATATTATATTGACAACATACTGGGTAGGCCTAGATATAACCCGTTTAACGCAGACAAGAACAAGGTATTGAATAGTTCTGTTGATTAATTCACCCAATTTTATATTTCAAGAACTCAAGATTAAGCCCACGTTGAAACTGCCTCCAAATTAATGAGCCGCTTCGATCAATATAactattcatgtttttgtttttcaaacacaGTAGTTGCACAAGCGCTGGTTTTCATACCAGTTAATAGGTGATTTATAACGTTTAAACGTTTCTATGCGCGCAACGCCAATGCCTCAGTGATTGACCGGATACCAAAACACTCGCTATCTGTCTTGACTTAATTCAAGTTAAACCTCGTAAAAGCTTATACACCTTCTGTCCTGCTGGCATGTTAACGCCTTCGGGTTTTAACTTAAGTCCGGTCACTATAAATTCACCCTCTGACCCGTTACAGTATGCCTTTCTCaatccctttaaaaaaaagtgtctcAATGCTTAATGCCCACAGCCATAAAACCAAGTGTTTAAGCGTTTTCACAACTGGTCCTCTACATGCAGGACTTTTGAACGGAGGCCTTAATTAATCATAGCCCACAAACGCAGAGGCACCACGGTGACAGTTATGTGGCTCTGAGACCACCATCCGCGAGAGACGCACAACAAAAAAGCGCACCTCCCCACCAGGCAGGCTCCTTGCGCATTCTCCATTTGAATATTATGAGAATtcgaaaataaaataaaaatgtaaagaaacacGATGACCCCTCGACATCCTAGTGGATCTATATACTACCACACAGATTCCCATAAACCTATGCAGTATgtgtaatattaaaatatatacaattttatAAGAGGGGGAATCCTTATGATTTAGAGAGGCATACGTTTAGATCAAGAGGTTACAGAGGTTACACAACACACATGGTGTTTTTAATGGGTTAAGCCATGCCTTACATGGGGCGGGGATTCATGTGGGGCCTGCATAACCTAACATAACCTTGATAAGCAAAGCTGGGACACAACAACACATAACAGCTTTAGCAAAACacgcacaggcacacacacacacacaaagactctTAGTCTGAGGCTGACTCTTTCAACTTTCTCTGAACCCAtggtgcgtgtgtctgtgtttgtgtgttcatccGTTAGTATTTGATCTGCTAGTGAATGTTGTGACTGCAATTCCTATCAAATTGACTTCAATAATTTAATGAAGCCGTTCCTTTGAAGTCAATGGCAACAACTGAGAGGCGACTTGTTGTGAGAGCCTCTACAATGAGGAGTGGAGTGGGATCATCACCTGAGGGAATTACTTTTTGTTAAGTCCGGATCTGTGGGACTTTACATCACACTTCTTAGAGTAGCTAATCTCAGATAGCAATGcccctctctgcctgtgtgaGCACCCTGTCAGTCACCTCATAGAGTGGCGTTTTTTGCCAGAGCTACTCAGAAGAGTGTGACAGACTTTCTTAGGTGGTGTGGCGGTCTCTCTGTACCCATAATGCTGCTCGTTGCCTCTCAATCCAATGCCTCATCCTACCTGAGACCACCGCCCCAGGGCGAGGAGATCCTATCCCGCGGCGGCTACATCACTCTTGCGGTCATCATGGCAGCCTTCACACTGCCCGCCATAGTGCTGAATGCCACGGTGATTGTGGTGTCCCTCATGAACAAGCAGCTCAGGCAGCCTCTGAACTATGCCCTGGTCAACATGGCCATTGCTGACCTGGGGACGGCAATGACTGGCGGGATTCTGTCCGTGGTGAACAACGCTATGGGTTATTTCTCCCTTGGACGGACCGGCTGTGTCATGGAGGGATTCTCTGTGTCCTTCTTTGGTGAGTGGCCCCTCTGGACTGTCTGTAGGATGGAGGTTGTGAGTTGTGTAATGACCACATAGAAATAGATGATAATTGAATATGGACCTTCTGTAAAGTCTGTGTGCTGTATTGAAAGTGGACAAAAATCGAAATGTgtacaatttaattaaaaagtTGTACTGTAACtttgttgatttttttatattgaattgGTTTCAGTAGAACTGAAGGACGGTAGTTTAGTTAACCTGGGTGTCAGTCTCCTTAGCTTACATTCTACCCCTCCCACTGCCATGTCTGTGATAAAAGGTGGTCAGGAGTGCAACATGATTAATTGTAATCAACTGATATTAGAcgttgtccattactaaattaAAGCAATGTATCGTATCGACTCCGTCGTGATTGTCAGTCAATTCAATCATTTAGCATATCTTGAGGCAATGATTAGCAGAAAAGATTTCTCGATGAGGCCCTGTGAGGCTCCTTGTAACTGCTGTACTTTACCATGTCTTCCGTTGGCTGCAGGTATCACATCGCTGTGCACGGTAGCTCTAATTGCAGTGGAGAGGATGTTTGTGGTGAGCAAGCCACTAGGACCAATCTCTTTCCAAAGGAAGCACGCGGCATGGGGCGTGGCCTTGTCATGGGCGTGGTCTCTTATCTGGAACACCCCGCCCCTGTTCGGCTGGGGAAGGTACATGCTGTGACTTCAAGCCAATGATCAGTTCAGCTCAAACGTTGCACCCAGAAAGCCCATGAATAGAGCAGAATTACTAATTCCACATGTAGGAGAGGAATGTTTGCTCTATGTAGCATATTTCATTGCGAACGTTCCAGGACGTAGAAAACACATAGAATGTAGCTCAGATTAATCCACCACACGCTGGCTCATACTGATAACTACTGCTGAACTTGAACTGCTAAACTTGACCTTATCAACCCCCGATTGACAGGTACGAGCTGGAGGGAGTGCGGACGTCATGCGCCCCCGACTGGCACAACCGCGATCCTGTTAATGTCTCCTATATCCTGTGCTACTTCCTGCTGTGTTTTGCAGTGCCATTGCTCATCATTGTGGCTTCTTACTTAAAACTGATGTACACCTTACGACAGGTAGGTCTACTCAATGCGCAGTTTATAAACCGCCTCCTAAGGTCGGTCCATGCAGGTCATGTAGCATTTGCCATTACTAAAGGAGCTTTTATTGAGcttttattgattttaaaaCCGGACTGTGACAACTGCAGCCTAGAATTTACCACTGTTCCTGGTCAGGCTACATGGTCAGTAAAAAGTCTGAGCCCAAGACCATGCAGATCTTAGTCGTATTCTCCCCGCATCCTCGCATCCTCCCCCACTTGACTCCTTCTCAGTTCCTACTGGTTCAGAAAGCCAGAGATCCCTCCACTCTGTTCATCTAATCCAATGGGCTCTGAGAAGATGAGGGGTGGTACGCAATTCACATCTCCCATACTGCAGAATCCACATTCCAGTTCCTCACCGTGTCCTGGTTGCAGGTCCCTTATGTAGACACAGGTTGAGGTACTACTACAGCGTGTGCTGCTGGGTTGTTGGCGATTGCAGGTCTCCAAGATGGGCATGGGATGTTTGGCAGGGGGCGCCGCAGCCCAGTCGGAGGCCAAGGTGGCCCGCATGGTGGTTCTGATGGTGCTCACGTTCTTGATCAGCTGGCTTCCCTACGCCACCCTGGCCCTGGTAGTGGTCGCTGACCCCGACGCCCACATCAGTCCCCTGCTGGGTACAGTCCCGGTCTACCTGGCCAAGAGCAGCACACTGTACAACCCTGTCATCTATCTTTACATGAACAAACAGGTACACACGCGCACCTATTGTATACATCTACGTGTCCAAAACACCCGGCAGTTTGATCAGTAAACAGGGACAAGTAAAAATAGGAACATGTTAATGATGATAGCAGATTAAGGTATACATTGTGATCTTTTTTTTATGCCAGGCAACTTCACTGATAACACATCTTCATTTCCAGTAACGACCCCAGAGCAAGAAAATGCCTTGCTCAGGGTCAGAAGGACAGGTGTTTCACTTTGCCAGCTCAGGGATTGAACTGAACAATCTGTTGGCCACTGTTCAGACTCTCCGACCACTAGGCTACATGCCGCCCCATCTCTGGGATGACAAGTGAATACGATTCTCCCTATGACGGACCTGAAACCCGTTTAACGGTCCACAGGTTCCATCTGGTGGAGATGAGCGAAATGGTTCTTTCTGCTGACGTTAGCTCAGGGCCTGCTGATGTTCTGCGTTGACTGGATGTCCTTTACACTTGGATGTCCTTTAAGCTGCTGTTTAACCTGCACACATGTTCTATACATTGTCCTTAAAATCGAAGCCATTCATACAGTGACATTGTGTGATGACGGCGCGGTGTCTTGTCTAGTTCCGACAGTACGCAGTGCCCTTCTTACTGTGTGGGAGGAATCCATGGCCTTCTGAGGAGTCAGAGATGGAGACCTCGGTGGCAACCAACAGCAAAGTCTCCCCCAGTTGAACACAATCAGACAACAGCAACACCAACTGTCACAAATCATGTTCGATGcctttttaaagaaattaataaaaatgtacccCTTACTTTCTGTTCTGAATATTACTTTGTTCCGCAGTAAGGGGATTCGCATGGCATTCTTACTGTATCGTAACCGAACAACTTGACAGTGTGTTTCAACAAAACATTCAGATGTGAAAGGGTGACAGATGAgggttaaaaaagaaaagggggaaaaaaaacagtaaatgaTTTCGCTATTATTTAAGTGAAACAAAGCATTGACACTGCAGAATTTCAATGTAAGTTTATTCAGTAAtaatcattagaaaataaaatgtcattatcGATTCAAATGAATTCAAGgccaaaataaaatggaaaaatacaaaaaatgttgATACAAAACCTAAAGGGTCATAATAAAGCATTTGCTACTAAGAGAAATCATGTTTActgaataaaaaccttacagaGCAAATAACAGGACTTTCAAGTAGAGAACATTAGCATGGGTCTCTCCATACGTttgtacatattttacattatattcTATATTAATACATCTTTAATAacagtaatagtagtaatagtaatcataattatataatagaattAAAAggaatcaaaatatttaaatcaatAAGTGTTTCTCTGTGAACTGGCGTGTTACAATTGAATTTGTCTTGATTTTTTAACCTGCAAACAGAGGAACAGTGCACTGTCATGATGgtatcttttttctttcatattcTTTCCATCCCAGCGTTGTAAGGTGAGGTGTAAATGACAAATATAGATTTCACTAAACCATACAGACAGTcacaaaaaagtacaaaattgTCTCACCTTAATACACAAAAATGTGTATAGGAAAAAGGAGAAACAATAGCACTACACAGTTACTTGTGCAAAGACAAACAGCTATGTGCTAATATTTAAATACCATTGGTATAGAATGAACcaaatcatttttttcttttttcaggaATCCCTGACATGAGGTAAAAGTAAGTTGGTTTTCTCTTTAGTTTaacacaacttttttttttaaagtgtttacaaaataatgcatattttcAGTTTATCAGTAATTGCTACGAATAGTACAATGTGCCAGGAATGCGCATTGGTCCTTTCACAAGAGTTATCAACAAAAAGACCAAAACTCATTTTTTTATACTCACAAATGATTCAAAGAGCCCTTTCAATGTGCACACAAAGTGGAAAACCTACATTTTCATGACAGTATTCTTTTCACTGAGTACGCTGTGAACTCATGAACTACAAATCAAACACTTATGAACTACAAATCCCACACGTCTCATCACCTACCAATCATCTGTGCTAATTCAAACTCTCCAGGGCAGCCCCTGAAATAGCAGTGAACTTAGTAgtcttttaaaagaaaataaaaatggcgGTGCATCGGATATCGACTAGCGTCAATAGCAACAAGGGTGGAGTTTTCTCGTAAAACGAGCCGTAGTACAAATGGTCCCTTCTCATTGGAAGGAGAAGCTCGCTGTGGGCAAGAGACTGGTTGGTTGAGAGGGAGACTGATATGTTTTCCCCAGACGGCGCTGGACCACCATGAGGTATAGTGTAtgcagagagaagacagagatgCTGAGAGAGTGAGGGGGTTAGTATTGCTTAGCCTCTCCAGCTAAAACGCGTCAGGCCTGTTACGACGCAACACAACAGAAGAGGACAACAACGGCGGAGAACATGGACCCACCAGGACGTTTTCTCACCACGTGAGGTCGTCCGTCCTGTGGACGCCCCTGATGAACGTGCCCCTCGCCAGTCGGCCACCACGCATCCCCCGTCTGTCTCGGCTAACGCAGGCTCAGTCAGTCACAAGCCTCGCTCGCAACGACAACATCAAGGCCAGGTGATTAGGAAGATTCAGTTGGAAAAGATCAGCGGAGTGGACTTGATCAATTATCAACAAATCATATATTTGGGAACAATCCCAATACAAGCACTGAAAACGAcagattttttctttcatatggTGTTTGCTTTCAGCAGCAGAAGGCATTTCAGTTCATTGGGACGGATGAGACTAATACGGTTGTAGAACTGCTTTTTAAAATGGGTGAATGAGGCAGCATTGTCAGTCCACCATGCATTTCAACTTCCTGTACCTTCCCTGCACAACATatgcaaatacaaatatttcgAATCACCTCTTTATAAAGGATAGCCTCCTTGAGCCTTAGATAACAAATATGCTCTTTAAGGGGGATATCATTTTGTACTGTTATTAGTTTGGAGCAACACATACAGTAATTTCTTTGCCCAtgaaacaagtaaaaaaaaaaaagacatttgcaTATCTTGTGCAGCTGttttccaacacaaacaaacgaaaataataaaaaaagcagCTTTCACAGACAAGTCAAGGATGCATATGAGCAACTACAAAGAAAAGGCAAATTAATCTCAGAATAATGTACCTAATAAAAGAATAACACCACCGACCATCTTTCCTCTGAACATAATAGGGTTCATTAGGGTACGTATTGCTGATCTTCTTTTGAAATGGTacataattacaaaatataGAACATCTCTTTACaaagtttttctttttgtttatataaTACAATTCATTTACAGTATATCCACTATGAAATATTAATTGTCAGGCTATTCTAAAATTAAAAACAACCTGTTTGCTAGTGCATTTATCCAAAATGCTGTAGTAGTCGCCTCAGAAATGTATATCTCCAGTTTGATGATGCCTGTAAATGTGATATCTCCT
This sequence is a window from Esox lucius isolate fEsoLuc1 chromosome 17, fEsoLuc1.pri, whole genome shotgun sequence. Protein-coding genes within it:
- the LOC105006993 gene encoding parapinopsin isoform X1 yields the protein MLLVASQSNASSYLRPPPQGEEILSRGGYITLAVIMAAFTLPAIVLNATVIVVSLMNKQLRQPLNYALVNMAIADLGTAMTGGILSVVNNAMGYFSLGRTGCVMEGFSVSFFGITSLCTVALIAVERMFVVSKPLGPISFQRKHAAWGVALSWAWSLIWNTPPLFGWGRYELEGVRTSCAPDWHNRDPVNVSYILCYFLLCFAVPLLIIVASYLKLMYTLRQVSKMGMGCLAGGAAAQSEAKVARMVVLMVLTFLISWLPYATLALVVVADPDAHISPLLGTVPVYLAKSSTLYNPVIYLYMNKQFRQYAVPFLLCGRNPWPSEESEMETSVATNSKVSPS
- the LOC105006993 gene encoding parapinopsin isoform X2, which codes for MLLVASQSNASSYLRPPPQGEEILSRGGYITLAVIMAAFTLPAIVLNATVIVVSLMNKQLRQPLNYALVNMAIADLGTAMTGGILSVVNNAMGYFSLGRTGCVMEGFSVSFFGITSLCTVALIAVERMFVVSKPLGPISFQRKHAAWGVALSWAWSLIWNTPPLFGWGRYELEGVRTSCAPDWHNRDPVNVSYILCYFLLCFAVPLLIIVASYLKLMYTLRQVSKMGMGCLAGGAAAQSEAKVARMVVLMVLTFLISWLPYATLALVVVADPDAHISPLLGTVPVYLAKSSTLYNPVIYLYMNKQ